One stretch of Bombus pascuorum chromosome 14, iyBomPasc1.1, whole genome shotgun sequence DNA includes these proteins:
- the LOC132914168 gene encoding probable sodium/potassium/calcium exchanger CG1090 isoform X1, producing MCNVSAKGSRTMRRIRLESTSRRRRWSLRFGFLLAYILIQYVTCAKIPEITSPYPSSTDREENWTLDSTLESFTPETEAGVELKAKAKEEAVSEKEKNEKTELKNEKNKTEEKNEGQQKHGKKTPEEEKSKLDERSKERNATSTERASPAEKAAPKKEIATANVPTTTTVSTTTTMKYEHATWRPRRKDCSPPAIEQFPRPLMGPSARKHGGLIIHILVAIYTFLGLAIVCDDYFVSSLDRICEELRLSPDVAGATFMAAGSSAPELATVVIGVFFAKDDIGVSGVIGSAVFNIMFVISVCGLCTSTVSKLNWWPLCRDCFFYAVSILVMLGTIYNESISWMESLFMLFMYGVYCVALSYNARLERWAKSYNIPFLPKDDEPAEESALVSYRSLQEDRLSYTGPSSPTDQYKEQEGVTAGATTGGNVPETNESAPPKQPSYYKAKEPDPNEVSPLEKPTDGSKWSLFTWGLVYPIHFMCRATMPDCRQDKFRNWYPFTFCVSMVWISFYSYFMVWMITIIGSTLGIPDTVMGLTFVAAGVSVPDALSSLAVIKEGLGDMAVSNAVGSNVFDILVCLGLPWFIQTAMIQPGSHVNVTSRGLTYSTVSLLSTVVFLVLATHLNGWKLDRRYGAILMVWYLVFITFASLYELNVFGEMNPPVCFSAF from the exons TCGAGGACAATGAGGCGAATTCGCTTGGAAAGTACTTCGCGACGCAGAAGGTGGTCTCTGCGATTCGGCTTTCTCCTCGCGTACATATTAATCCAGTATGTCACTTGTGCAAAAATACCTGAGATAACGTCTCCTTATCCCAGTTCCACGGACCGCGAAGAAAACTGGACGTTGGATTCTACCTTGGAATCGTTTACGCCCGAGACGGAGGCCGGTGTCGAACTAAAAGCAAAAGCGAAGGAAGAAGCTGTCtcggagaaagaaaagaacgaaaagacCGAactaaaaaacgaaaagaacaaaacggaagaaaagaaCGAGGGCCAGCAGAAGCATGGAAAGAAGACGcccgaagaagaaaaatcgaagcTCGATGAACGTTCGAAGGAACGGAACGCTACTTCGACAGAGAGAGCTTCTCCAGCGGAGAAAGCTGCTCCGAAAAAGGAAATTGCGACAGCGAATGTTCCTACAACCACAACG GTTTCAACAACGACCACTATGAAGTACGAACATGCAACGTGGAGACCGCGAAGGAAAGATTGCTCGCCGCCTGCGATCGAACAATTTCCACGACCACTAATGGGTCCCTCGGCTAGGAAACACGGTGGATTGATCATTCATATTTTAGTTGCAATTTACACCTTCCTGGGACTTGCCATTGTTTGCGACGATTACTTCGTCTCCAGTTTGGATCGAATTTGCGAAG AACTGCGATTGTCTCCTGACGTTGCTGGAGCGACTTTCATGGCTGCCGGTTCTTCAGCTCCGGAATTGGCGACCGTGGTGATCGGTGTGTTCTTTGCCAAGGATGATATCGGA GTAAGCGGTGTAATCGGAAGTGCGGTGTTCAATATAATGTTCGTGATATCGGTGTGTGGACTGTGTACGTCGACAGTGTCAAAGTTGAATTGGTGGCCTCTCTGCCGAGATTGTTTTTTCTACGCTGTATCGATCCTGGTGATGCTGGGTACAATTTACAACGAATCGATATCTTG GATGGAATCTCTATTCATGTTGTTCATGTACGGCGTGTACTGCGTCGCTTTATCTTACAACGCTAGACTGGAACGTTGGGCGAAATCTTACAATATACCTTTTCTACCAAAAGACGACGAACCCGCGGAGGAGAGCGCTCTTGTTAGTTATAGATCGTTACAAGAGGACCGCTTGTCTTACACGGGGCCGAGTTCGCCTACGGATCAATATAAAGAGCAGGAAG GTGTAACTGCAGGAGCAACGACAGGAGGAAACGTTCCTGAAACGAACGAATCGGCACCTCCGAAACAACCGAGCTATTACAAAGCGAAAGAACCAGATCCGAACGAAGTATCGCCGCTGGAGAAGCCCACTGACGGTAGCAAATGGTCTCTGTTTACCTGGGGTCTCGTCTATCCGATTCATTTCATGTGCCGCGCCACAATGCCGGATTGCCGACAAGACAAATTTAGGAATTGGTATCCCTTTACCTTCTGCGTGTCGATGGTTTGGATCAGTTTCTACAGTTACTTCATGGTGTGGATGATTACGATTATAG GTAGCACCCTTGGTATACCAGACACGGTGATGGGTTTGACGTTCGTCGCTGCTGGTGTCAGCGTGCCCGACGCGCTCTCGTCGTTAGCCGTGATAAAAGAAGGCCTCGGTGACATGGCCGTGAGCAACGCTGTCGGCAGTAACGTCTTTGATATACTAGTTTGCCTCGGGCTTCCATGGTTTATACAGACCGCGATGATACAACCCGGCTCGCACGTAAACGTCACTAGTCGAG GCCTGACGTACTCGACGGTGTCTCTGCTGTCAACGGTGGTGTTCTTAGTCCTAGCGACCCATTTGAACGGCTGGAAGCTGGATCGACGGTACGGAGCGATATTGATGGTTTGGTACTTGGTATTCATCACATTTGCCTCGCTCTACGAACTGAACGTCTTTGGTGAAATGAATCCTCCAGTTTGCTTCAGCGCATTTTAA
- the LOC132914168 gene encoding probable sodium/potassium/calcium exchanger CG1090 isoform X2, with amino-acid sequence MKYEHATWRPRRKDCSPPAIEQFPRPLMGPSARKHGGLIIHILVAIYTFLGLAIVCDDYFVSSLDRICEELRLSPDVAGATFMAAGSSAPELATVVIGVFFAKDDIGVSGVIGSAVFNIMFVISVCGLCTSTVSKLNWWPLCRDCFFYAVSILVMLGTIYNESISWMESLFMLFMYGVYCVALSYNARLERWAKSYNIPFLPKDDEPAEESALVSYRSLQEDRLSYTGPSSPTDQYKEQEGVTAGATTGGNVPETNESAPPKQPSYYKAKEPDPNEVSPLEKPTDGSKWSLFTWGLVYPIHFMCRATMPDCRQDKFRNWYPFTFCVSMVWISFYSYFMVWMITIIGSTLGIPDTVMGLTFVAAGVSVPDALSSLAVIKEGLGDMAVSNAVGSNVFDILVCLGLPWFIQTAMIQPGSHVNVTSRGLTYSTVSLLSTVVFLVLATHLNGWKLDRRYGAILMVWYLVFITFASLYELNVFGEMNPPVCFSAF; translated from the exons ATGAAGTACGAACATGCAACGTGGAGACCGCGAAGGAAAGATTGCTCGCCGCCTGCGATCGAACAATTTCCACGACCACTAATGGGTCCCTCGGCTAGGAAACACGGTGGATTGATCATTCATATTTTAGTTGCAATTTACACCTTCCTGGGACTTGCCATTGTTTGCGACGATTACTTCGTCTCCAGTTTGGATCGAATTTGCGAAG AACTGCGATTGTCTCCTGACGTTGCTGGAGCGACTTTCATGGCTGCCGGTTCTTCAGCTCCGGAATTGGCGACCGTGGTGATCGGTGTGTTCTTTGCCAAGGATGATATCGGA GTAAGCGGTGTAATCGGAAGTGCGGTGTTCAATATAATGTTCGTGATATCGGTGTGTGGACTGTGTACGTCGACAGTGTCAAAGTTGAATTGGTGGCCTCTCTGCCGAGATTGTTTTTTCTACGCTGTATCGATCCTGGTGATGCTGGGTACAATTTACAACGAATCGATATCTTG GATGGAATCTCTATTCATGTTGTTCATGTACGGCGTGTACTGCGTCGCTTTATCTTACAACGCTAGACTGGAACGTTGGGCGAAATCTTACAATATACCTTTTCTACCAAAAGACGACGAACCCGCGGAGGAGAGCGCTCTTGTTAGTTATAGATCGTTACAAGAGGACCGCTTGTCTTACACGGGGCCGAGTTCGCCTACGGATCAATATAAAGAGCAGGAAG GTGTAACTGCAGGAGCAACGACAGGAGGAAACGTTCCTGAAACGAACGAATCGGCACCTCCGAAACAACCGAGCTATTACAAAGCGAAAGAACCAGATCCGAACGAAGTATCGCCGCTGGAGAAGCCCACTGACGGTAGCAAATGGTCTCTGTTTACCTGGGGTCTCGTCTATCCGATTCATTTCATGTGCCGCGCCACAATGCCGGATTGCCGACAAGACAAATTTAGGAATTGGTATCCCTTTACCTTCTGCGTGTCGATGGTTTGGATCAGTTTCTACAGTTACTTCATGGTGTGGATGATTACGATTATAG GTAGCACCCTTGGTATACCAGACACGGTGATGGGTTTGACGTTCGTCGCTGCTGGTGTCAGCGTGCCCGACGCGCTCTCGTCGTTAGCCGTGATAAAAGAAGGCCTCGGTGACATGGCCGTGAGCAACGCTGTCGGCAGTAACGTCTTTGATATACTAGTTTGCCTCGGGCTTCCATGGTTTATACAGACCGCGATGATACAACCCGGCTCGCACGTAAACGTCACTAGTCGAG GCCTGACGTACTCGACGGTGTCTCTGCTGTCAACGGTGGTGTTCTTAGTCCTAGCGACCCATTTGAACGGCTGGAAGCTGGATCGACGGTACGGAGCGATATTGATGGTTTGGTACTTGGTATTCATCACATTTGCCTCGCTCTACGAACTGAACGTCTTTGGTGAAATGAATCCTCCAGTTTGCTTCAGCGCATTTTAA